One window of Gilliamella sp. B3022 genomic DNA carries:
- a CDS encoding M48 family metalloprotease: protein MKKHQKTLLVALPLVATMSLTGCNMNPDDLANLGMKGLKAATLSDADVKQLSKDSCAQMDATSKVASANSAYSKRLKKIVKALGNKVDGTPINYKVYITKDVNAWAMANGCVRVYSGLMDLMTDNEIQGVLGHELGHVALGHSKKAMQIAYATEIAQDAASASGNAAVSSISKSKLGALASTVINSQFSQKQEQEADNYAFDYLVKKKINPSGLATAFDKLGGGDSSILSSHPSSKSRAANIRKKIAQIKK, encoded by the coding sequence ATGAAAAAACATCAAAAAACATTATTAGTTGCCTTACCACTAGTTGCAACCATGTCTCTCACTGGTTGTAATATGAACCCAGATGATTTAGCTAACCTTGGCATGAAAGGTCTGAAAGCTGCAACATTAAGTGATGCTGATGTTAAACAATTAAGTAAAGATTCTTGTGCACAAATGGATGCTACGTCAAAAGTTGCTTCTGCAAACAGCGCTTACTCTAAAAGATTAAAGAAAATCGTTAAAGCTTTGGGTAACAAAGTTGATGGTACGCCTATTAACTATAAAGTATATATTACTAAAGACGTTAATGCTTGGGCAATGGCGAACGGTTGTGTGCGTGTCTATAGTGGTTTGATGGACTTAATGACAGATAATGAAATTCAAGGTGTTTTAGGACATGAATTAGGTCATGTTGCTTTAGGTCATAGTAAAAAAGCCATGCAAATTGCTTATGCAACCGAAATTGCTCAAGATGCCGCATCTGCATCTGGTAATGCAGCAGTTTCTTCAATCTCTAAATCTAAATTAGGTGCTTTAGCATCTACAGTAATTAATTCTCAATTCTCACAAAAACAAGAACAAGAAGCTGATAATTACGCATTTGATTACTTAGTTAAGAAAAAAATTAATCCATCAGGACTTGCAACTGCATTTGATAAATTAGGTGGCGGAGATTCTTCAATATTAAGCAGTCATCCATCTTCTAAATCCCGTGCAGCA
- the queA gene encoding tRNA preQ1(34) S-adenosylmethionine ribosyltransferase-isomerase QueA produces the protein MQLSDFDFTLPKELIAKYPSETRSACRLLSLDGKTGKISHGIFTDIIDRINPGDLLIFNNTRVIPARVFGKKISGGKIEILIERLLDGNRALAHIKASKSPKEGMELILGENSTVTVTMVTRHDSLFELQFPDDVLTILNQIGHIPLPPYIDRPDDDQDREVYQTVYNKVPGAVAAPTAGLHFDESLLEKLNQKGVEMAFVTLHVGAGTFQPVRVENIETHIMHAEYAEVSEEVVKAVLACKARGNKVIAVGTTSVRALESAAQKTGEIAPFFADTQIFIYPGYHFNVIDSLITNFHLPESTLIMLVSAFAGYENTMNAYQEAVKQQYRFFSYGDAMFITKQSNE, from the coding sequence ATGCAACTATCTGATTTCGATTTTACACTTCCTAAAGAACTCATTGCCAAATATCCATCAGAAACTCGAAGTGCATGCCGACTTTTATCGCTTGATGGAAAGACAGGTAAGATTAGCCATGGCATTTTTACTGACATTATAGACAGAATTAATCCCGGCGATTTACTTATTTTTAATAACACACGAGTCATACCAGCACGTGTTTTTGGGAAAAAAATATCTGGCGGTAAAATTGAAATACTCATTGAACGATTATTAGATGGAAATCGTGCACTTGCACATATAAAAGCGTCAAAATCACCTAAAGAGGGAATGGAATTAATCTTAGGAGAAAACTCAACTGTTACTGTAACTATGGTAACTCGTCATGATAGTCTTTTTGAACTACAATTTCCGGACGACGTACTTACCATTTTGAATCAAATTGGACATATCCCTTTACCTCCTTATATTGATAGACCTGACGATGACCAAGATCGTGAAGTTTACCAAACAGTCTACAATAAAGTACCTGGAGCAGTTGCAGCGCCTACGGCTGGACTTCATTTTGATGAAAGTTTATTAGAAAAACTGAATCAAAAAGGGGTTGAAATGGCTTTTGTCACTTTACATGTTGGTGCAGGAACATTTCAACCGGTAAGAGTTGAAAATATCGAAACGCACATTATGCACGCAGAATACGCGGAGGTTTCCGAAGAAGTTGTCAAAGCGGTATTAGCCTGCAAAGCCAGAGGTAATAAAGTTATCGCTGTGGGTACCACTTCGGTTAGAGCACTTGAAAGCGCCGCACAAAAAACCGGAGAAATTGCTCCTTTTTTTGCTGATACACAGATATTTATTTATCCTGGTTACCACTTTAATGTCATTGATTCACTGATCACAAATTTTCATCTGCCTGAATCAACATTAATTATGCTTGTATCAGCATTTGCAGGATATGAAAACACAATGAATGCTTATCAGGAAGCTGTCAAGCAACAGTATCGATTCTTTAGTTATGGTGATGCTATGTTTATCACCAAACAATCTAATGAATAA
- a CDS encoding M48 family metalloprotease has product MPKRIPSEAVKILSEQDILAISKQACNEMDNKATIAANHHALSKRLTKIAETLPNNIHNIKVNYKVYLNTEPNAWSTANGCVRVNSGLMKLLTDNELQAVLAHEQGHIALNHAIQSFRQAPYIEVTDKANEIVIIVKQEIAQKYEIEADEYALNLLLKEKIDPRGLVNMLFKMPIHASEHPTSHPSNLYRINNILDKLDNQ; this is encoded by the coding sequence ATGCCTAAACGCATACCATCTGAAGCAGTAAAAATTTTATCTGAACAAGATATTCTAGCAATTAGCAAGCAAGCGTGTAATGAAATGGATAATAAGGCAACGATTGCAGCTAATCATCATGCTTTAAGTAAACGGTTAACTAAAATAGCTGAAACATTGCCTAATAATATTCATAACATAAAAGTAAATTATAAAGTCTATTTAAATACTGAACCTAATGCATGGTCTACAGCAAATGGTTGTGTTCGAGTGAACAGTGGATTAATGAAATTATTAACGGATAATGAATTGCAAGCTGTATTGGCGCATGAGCAAGGACATATTGCACTTAACCATGCTATTCAATCATTTCGACAAGCCCCGTATATTGAAGTTACCGATAAAGCTAATGAAATTGTTATCATTGTAAAACAAGAGATTGCTCAAAAGTATGAAATTGAGGCTGACGAGTATGCTCTTAATCTGTTATTAAAAGAAAAAATTGATCCAAGAGGTTTGGTAAATATGTTATTTAAAATGCCCATTCATGCATCAGAGCATCCAACATCTCATCCTTCAAATTTGTATCGTATTAATAATATTTTAGATAAATTAGATAATCAATAG
- the tgt gene encoding tRNA guanosine(34) transglycosylase Tgt, translating to MKFELDNTDGLARRGRMKFDRRGVEYTVETPAFMPVGTYGTVKGMTPEEVAATGAQILLGNTFHLWLRPGQEIMRKHGDLHDFMQWHGPILTDSGGFQVFSLGDIRKIKEEGVYFRNPINGDKIFLSPEISMEIQYDLGSDIVMIFDECAPYPAEWDYVKKSMEMSLRWAKRSRKRFDELGNKNALFGIVQGGIHQELRDISIKGLTEIGFDGYAVGGLAVGEPKADMHRVLEGTCPQLPIDKPRYLMGVGKPEDLVEGVRRGIDMFDCVMPTRNARNGHLFVTNGVIKIRNAKYKDDTTPLDPQCDCYTCKNYTKSYLHHLDKCGEILGARLNTIHNLRYYQRLMAEIREAVANKRYEEFVIEFYQRIGKTPAPFTKSENN from the coding sequence ATGAAATTTGAATTAGATAATACCGACGGCTTAGCTCGTCGTGGGCGTATGAAATTCGATCGTCGTGGAGTCGAATATACGGTAGAAACCCCTGCATTTATGCCTGTCGGAACTTATGGAACGGTAAAAGGTATGACACCGGAAGAAGTCGCCGCAACGGGAGCTCAAATCTTATTAGGTAACACTTTCCATTTATGGCTAAGACCAGGTCAAGAAATCATGCGTAAACATGGTGATCTGCATGATTTTATGCAATGGCATGGCCCAATCTTAACCGATTCAGGTGGTTTTCAGGTATTTAGTTTAGGTGATATTCGCAAAATTAAAGAAGAAGGTGTCTATTTTAGAAATCCAATCAATGGAGACAAAATCTTTTTATCTCCAGAAATTTCTATGGAAATCCAATATGATCTTGGTTCTGATATCGTCATGATATTTGACGAGTGTGCGCCATATCCTGCCGAATGGGATTATGTCAAAAAATCAATGGAAATGTCACTACGTTGGGCCAAACGAAGCAGAAAACGCTTTGATGAACTAGGCAATAAAAATGCTCTATTTGGCATTGTTCAAGGTGGTATCCATCAAGAATTACGAGACATCTCAATTAAAGGATTAACGGAAATTGGTTTTGATGGTTATGCCGTTGGTGGTCTTGCAGTTGGGGAACCTAAAGCGGATATGCATCGTGTTTTGGAAGGTACATGCCCGCAGTTGCCGATTGATAAACCTCGTTATTTGATGGGTGTTGGTAAACCTGAAGATTTAGTTGAAGGTGTTCGCCGCGGCATTGATATGTTTGATTGCGTAATGCCAACACGTAATGCACGCAATGGTCATCTCTTTGTAACCAATGGTGTAATCAAAATCCGTAATGCCAAATATAAAGACGATACGACACCGCTCGATCCTCAATGTGATTGTTACACATGTAAAAATTATACAAAATCTTATCTGCACCACTTAGATAAATGTGGGGAAATTTTAGGTGCACGATTAAATACTATTCATAATTTGCGTTATTACCAACGTCTAATGGCAGAGATCCGTGAAGCTGTAGCAAACAAACGTTATGAAGAATTTGTTATCGAATTTTATCAACGTATTGGTAAAACGCCTGCCCCATTTACAAAATCTGAAAATAACTAG
- a CDS encoding LacI family DNA-binding transcriptional regulator, whose protein sequence is MQEIKKRKTTGQITLFDVAKYAGVGTMTVSRALRTPDRVSDKLRQKIQIAVDTLGYKPNIAASLLASASANRVIAVITTKIYDHSAQLWLNSLQTHLAKAGYTTLIIESYHYYKFESQMLDAIYSHNLEAILLFQFEDEGFVKQILKNKIVPILNIGKNYDGLTNINIGIDDSLAMYMLTEHVIKKGYQYIGLLCANQEYQIFQQRLHGWHKAMLVYHLPTYRIINAAKPANFSTGSELLPDMLLNWPELDALICTSDELACGVLYECQRRHIRVPHQLAVSGFGDNEFSQVSFPALTTIALPYKKIGEYTATLLLDSLKNKKASEKTDLSELAPVIRLRASV, encoded by the coding sequence ATGCAAGAAATAAAGAAGCGTAAAACAACGGGACAAATTACTTTGTTTGATGTTGCTAAATATGCAGGTGTCGGAACAATGACCGTATCCAGAGCTTTACGAACCCCAGATCGAGTTTCAGATAAACTTCGCCAAAAAATTCAAATTGCTGTTGATACGTTAGGATATAAACCCAATATTGCAGCAAGTTTGTTAGCTTCCGCATCAGCGAATCGAGTTATTGCTGTTATCACGACTAAAATATATGATCATTCAGCTCAACTATGGTTAAATTCGCTTCAAACACACTTAGCAAAAGCGGGGTATACAACCTTAATCATTGAATCTTATCATTATTACAAATTTGAATCACAAATGTTAGATGCTATATATAGTCACAATCTTGAAGCAATTTTACTATTCCAATTTGAAGATGAAGGTTTTGTTAAGCAGATTTTGAAAAATAAAATTGTTCCTATTTTGAATATTGGTAAGAATTATGACGGATTAACCAATATAAATATTGGAATAGATGACAGTTTGGCTATGTATATGCTAACTGAACATGTAATTAAAAAAGGTTATCAATACATTGGTTTACTTTGTGCTAACCAAGAATATCAAATTTTTCAACAGCGTTTACACGGATGGCATAAAGCAATGTTGGTCTATCATCTTCCTACGTATCGAATTATTAATGCCGCTAAACCAGCTAATTTTAGCACTGGAAGTGAGTTATTACCCGATATGTTATTAAATTGGCCAGAATTGGACGCATTAATTTGTACTTCCGATGAATTAGCTTGTGGTGTCCTGTATGAATGCCAACGTCGTCATATTCGAGTACCTCATCAGTTAGCGGTAAGTGGTTTTGGTGATAATGAGTTCAGCCAAGTGAGTTTTCCTGCATTAACAACCATCGCTTTACCATATAAAAAGATCGGTGAATATACGGCCACTTTGTTATTAGATAGTTTGAAGAATAAAAAAGCATCAGAAAAAACAGATTTGTCCGAATTAGCTCCAGTCATTCGATTGCGGGCTAGTGTTTAA
- a CDS encoding PTS sugar transporter subunit IIA — MLGKWLTSQAVNIVDSVQDWKEAIQICAKPLLENNAISPNYVQAIIQLHESIGPYYVLAPGIAMPHARPEQGVNQLGLSMLLVKQGVKFNSTENDPVYLITLLAASDSTSHIEILTQLAGLFSESNDMQTIFKAQNSDQILAVINRY, encoded by the coding sequence ATGTTAGGTAAATGGTTAACCAGCCAAGCAGTCAACATTGTCGATTCTGTTCAAGATTGGAAAGAAGCGATACAAATTTGTGCAAAACCATTATTAGAAAATAATGCCATTTCACCCAATTATGTCCAAGCAATTATTCAATTGCATGAATCAATTGGACCTTACTACGTATTGGCGCCTGGCATTGCCATGCCACATGCCAGACCGGAGCAAGGTGTCAATCAATTAGGGTTATCTATGCTATTGGTCAAACAAGGAGTGAAATTCAATTCAACAGAAAATGACCCCGTATATTTAATTACTTTGTTAGCCGCTAGTGACAGTACAAGCCATATTGAAATATTAACTCAATTAGCTGGTCTGTTTAGTGAATCAAACGATATGCAGACAATTTTTAAGGCACAAAACAGTGATCAAATTTTGGCTGTAATCAATCGCTATTAA
- a CDS encoding PTS sugar transporter subunit IIB, with protein sequence MKIMAVCGSGLGSSFMVEMNIKKVLKKLSIEAEVTHADLASATPEQADVFVMTKDLADSSGIPSNKLVVLNNIIDINDLESKLVEHFAKQ encoded by the coding sequence ATGAAAATTATGGCAGTTTGTGGTTCAGGTCTTGGTAGCAGTTTTATGGTTGAAATGAATATCAAAAAAGTTCTAAAAAAATTAAGTATTGAAGCAGAAGTAACACATGCAGATCTTGCCTCAGCAACACCTGAACAGGCTGATGTATTTGTTATGACCAAAGATTTAGCAGACAGCTCTGGCATTCCTAGTAATAAACTTGTGGTTCTAAATAATATAATTGATATCAATGATTTGGAATCCAAGCTCGTTGAACATTTTGCTAAGCAATAA
- a CDS encoding PTS ascorbate transporter subunit IIC, with amino-acid sequence MIQEVVKFIVDILKVPAVLVGMIAMVGLIAQRKSFADTVKGTVKTILGFLVLGGGASVLISAITPLGMMFEQAFKLQGIIPNNEAIVSMALNEYGAATALIMAFGMIANIVVARFTCLKFIFLTGHHTFYMACMISIILTVAGFEGWQLVFTGALVLGLIMAFFPAIAQPYMCKITGNNDVGFGHFGTLGYVLAGAFGQVVGKNSRSTEEMNLPKNLSFLRDSSISISLTMMIIYLILAIFAGPDYIQTTLSNGDNYLVYAIIEAITFAAGVFIILQGVRLILAEIVPAFTGFSEKLVPNAKPALDCPVVFPYAPNAVLIGFLFSFLGGLVGLFVLGQLNAVLILPGVVPHFFCGATAGVFGNAMGGRRGAILGAFANGLLVTFLPVLLLPVLGSLGFANTTFSDVDFCGIGIILGNMAKWFNKDIIMVIIIAIFTLLVIHNYLFNHKRTAND; translated from the coding sequence ATGATTCAAGAAGTTGTTAAATTTATCGTTGATATTTTAAAAGTACCTGCTGTGTTAGTTGGCATGATTGCTATGGTTGGGTTAATCGCCCAACGCAAATCATTTGCTGATACGGTAAAAGGAACGGTTAAAACGATTTTAGGATTTTTAGTTTTAGGCGGTGGTGCAAGCGTACTCATCAGTGCAATTACACCCTTAGGCATGATGTTTGAGCAAGCCTTTAAATTACAAGGCATCATTCCTAATAATGAAGCAATTGTATCGATGGCATTAAATGAATATGGAGCAGCAACAGCATTGATTATGGCTTTTGGGATGATTGCGAATATTGTTGTTGCGCGTTTTACATGTTTAAAATTTATCTTTCTAACTGGGCATCATACATTTTATATGGCGTGTATGATCAGCATTATTCTAACTGTTGCAGGTTTTGAAGGATGGCAATTAGTCTTTACTGGAGCATTAGTACTAGGGTTAATAATGGCATTTTTCCCTGCGATAGCTCAACCTTATATGTGTAAAATTACAGGTAATAATGATGTTGGATTTGGTCACTTTGGTACCTTAGGTTATGTATTAGCGGGAGCGTTTGGTCAAGTCGTAGGTAAAAACTCTCGATCAACAGAAGAGATGAATTTACCTAAAAATCTCAGTTTTTTACGTGATAGCTCAATTTCAATCTCATTAACAATGATGATTATCTATTTAATTCTTGCCATTTTTGCAGGACCTGATTATATCCAAACAACATTAAGTAATGGTGATAATTACCTCGTTTATGCAATTATCGAAGCAATTACCTTTGCAGCTGGTGTATTTATTATTCTACAAGGCGTACGCTTAATTCTTGCTGAAATTGTCCCTGCATTTACAGGTTTTTCAGAAAAACTTGTGCCAAATGCCAAACCAGCTTTAGATTGTCCAGTTGTTTTCCCATATGCACCTAATGCCGTATTAATTGGTTTTTTATTTAGTTTCCTTGGTGGATTAGTTGGTCTATTTGTATTAGGTCAGTTAAATGCTGTATTAATTCTACCTGGCGTGGTTCCTCATTTCTTCTGTGGCGCAACGGCAGGTGTCTTCGGTAATGCAATGGGCGGACGTCGAGGTGCTATACTTGGTGCATTTGCTAACGGTTTATTAGTCACATTTTTACCGGTACTTTTATTACCTGTTTTAGGTTCACTTGGTTTTGCAAATACGACTTTCTCAGATGTTGATTTCTGTGGAATTGGTATTATCTTGGGTAATATGGCTAAATGGTTCAATAAAGACATAATAATGGTGATTATTATTGCTATCTTTACGCTATTGGTCATCCACAATTACTTGTTTAACCATAAAAGAACCGCAAATGATTAA
- the rimL gene encoding 50S ribosomal protein L7/L12-serine acetyltransferase: MTNPNQQGIFVNEHIHLVPPDRRYSTKLYNIIDVNRDNFSQYMAWTKFVSNETDTSNFLDNCTIEHQIDLTKTYLILLDNNLVGLLSFNQIDKNNKTAYIGYWLDKRTEGKGIMTQAIQALTHHYASQKIIKRFVIKCSVDNPKSNAVAKRCGFSYEGTLKQAEYLNGIYHDQNIYGLISTYL, encoded by the coding sequence ATGACAAATCCCAATCAACAAGGCATCTTTGTCAATGAGCATATTCACTTAGTCCCACCAGATCGACGATACTCGACAAAGTTATACAATATTATTGATGTAAACCGTGATAATTTTAGTCAATATATGGCATGGACGAAGTTTGTCAGTAATGAAACAGACACATCAAATTTCTTAGATAATTGTACAATTGAACATCAAATAGATCTCACCAAAACTTATCTAATTTTACTGGATAATAACCTCGTCGGTTTACTGTCTTTCAATCAGATAGATAAAAACAATAAAACCGCTTATATTGGTTATTGGCTCGATAAACGAACAGAAGGTAAAGGTATTATGACTCAAGCCATTCAAGCTCTTACTCATCACTATGCATCACAAAAAATAATTAAACGATTTGTTATCAAATGCTCTGTAGATAATCCAAAAAGTAATGCTGTTGCAAAACGATGCGGTTTTAGCTATGAAGGCACACTTAAACAGGCGGAATACTTAAATGGAATTTATCATGATCAAAATATTTATGGTCTAATTTCAACGTACCTTTAA